The Halobellus sp. MBLA0158 genome has a window encoding:
- the idsA3 gene encoding geranylfarnesyl diphosphate synthase gives MSSEATEERVLEAIAARRELVNDALDDDVPMGSPERLYEATRYLLKAGGKRLRPTVSLLTAEALADVEPLSADYRAFPALDGTEIDVMSAATSIEVIQSFTLIHDDIMDDDDLRRGVPAVHKEYDTETAILAGDTLYAKAFELLSETGADPANGLEAVRRLATTCTQICEGQALDIEFERRTEVLPEEYLEMIELKTAVLYGTATATAATLMGADDDVVEALYRYGIDSGRAFQIQDDVLDLTVSSEQLGKQRGSDLVENKETLITLHARQQGVDVDGLVETDDVDDVSEAEIEAAVERLEAAGSIEYAEQKAEELTARAKEHLDVLPDNEARDLLADIADYLITRGY, from the coding sequence ATGAGCTCGGAAGCGACGGAGGAACGGGTGCTCGAGGCCATCGCCGCGCGGCGCGAACTCGTCAACGACGCGCTCGACGACGACGTGCCGATGGGATCGCCCGAGCGGCTCTACGAGGCGACGCGCTACCTCTTGAAGGCCGGCGGCAAGCGGCTCCGGCCGACGGTCTCGCTTCTGACCGCCGAGGCGCTGGCGGACGTCGAGCCGCTGTCTGCGGACTACCGCGCGTTCCCCGCGCTCGACGGCACGGAGATCGACGTGATGTCGGCGGCCACGAGCATCGAGGTCATCCAGTCGTTCACGCTCATCCACGACGACATAATGGACGACGACGACCTCCGTCGCGGCGTCCCCGCGGTCCACAAGGAGTACGACACCGAGACCGCGATCCTCGCGGGCGACACCCTCTATGCGAAGGCCTTCGAGCTGCTCTCGGAGACGGGCGCCGACCCCGCGAACGGCCTCGAAGCCGTCCGGCGGCTGGCGACGACCTGCACGCAGATCTGCGAGGGTCAGGCGCTCGACATCGAGTTCGAGCGCCGGACCGAGGTGCTCCCCGAGGAGTACCTGGAGATGATCGAGCTGAAGACCGCGGTGCTGTACGGGACCGCGACCGCGACGGCCGCGACGCTGATGGGCGCCGACGACGACGTGGTGGAGGCGCTCTACCGCTACGGCATCGACTCCGGGCGGGCGTTCCAGATCCAGGACGACGTCCTCGATCTGACCGTCTCCTCGGAGCAGCTCGGCAAGCAGCGCGGCTCGGACCTCGTCGAGAACAAGGAGACGCTCATCACGCTCCACGCCCGTCAGCAAGGCGTCGACGTGGACGGCCTCGTCGAGACCGACGACGTCGACGACGTCTCCGAGGCGGAGATCGAGGCGGCGGTCGAGCGGCTCGAAGCCGCCGGGTCGATCGAGTACGCCGAACAGAAGGCCGAAGAGCTGACCGCGCGGGCGAAAGAGCACCTCGACGTCCTGCCGGACAACGAGGCGCGCGACCTGCTCGCGGACATCGCGGACTACCTCATCACCCGCGGGTACTGA
- a CDS encoding haloacid dehalogenase type II: MSFAPDRVRTVTFDSYSTIVDVDAAEAALADRVDDPEPVSKLWRARSIEYTFVANHVDAYQPFYEMNRDALQYALDAHGVDIRDSERDEILAVYHELDVFDDVRDGIERLREAGYDCYVVSNGNPEMLASMVDHAEIGDLIADTISADEVRTFKPDAELYRHAAARTGTPIDEIAHVTAAWFDVYGAQHAGMQGVRVDRKGDPWDGFGGDPDLTVETFDELAEALSA, encoded by the coding sequence ATGTCTTTCGCCCCCGACCGCGTCCGCACGGTCACCTTCGACTCGTACAGCACCATCGTCGACGTCGACGCCGCCGAGGCCGCCCTCGCGGACCGAGTCGACGACCCCGAGCCGGTCTCGAAGCTCTGGCGGGCGCGCTCGATCGAGTACACCTTCGTCGCCAACCACGTCGACGCCTACCAGCCCTTCTACGAGATGAACCGCGACGCGCTCCAGTACGCGCTCGACGCCCACGGCGTCGACATCCGGGACTCGGAACGCGACGAGATCCTGGCCGTCTACCACGAACTCGACGTCTTCGACGACGTCCGGGACGGGATCGAACGGCTCCGCGAGGCGGGCTACGACTGTTACGTCGTCTCCAACGGCAACCCCGAGATGCTGGCCTCGATGGTCGACCACGCCGAGATCGGCGACCTGATCGCGGACACGATCAGCGCCGACGAGGTGCGGACGTTCAAGCCCGACGCCGAACTCTACCGCCACGCCGCCGCACGGACGGGGACGCCGATCGACGAGATCGCGCACGTGACCGCCGCGTGGTTCGACGTGTACGGCGCCCAGCACGCCGGGATGCAGGGCGTCCGGGTCGATCGGAAGGGCGACCCCTGGGACGGCTTCGGCGGCGACCCGGACCTGACGGTCGAGACGTTCGACGAACTGGCCGAGGCGCTGTCGGCGTGA
- a CDS encoding glutamate--tRNA ligase has translation MDDDLRERVERAAEKHALLNAVKYESDADVGAVMGPLMGENPDFREHGDEIPGVVGGVVARVNDLSTEEKRERLEELAPEELAEIEAEDEGDDHDLPDLPNAEDYDEVRMRAAPNPNGPWHIGHARMPAVIGTYKERYDGSFVVRFDDTDPETKRPDLDAYDAILEDIDYLGFEPDEVIVASDRLGTYYEHARELIECGGAYTCSCSGEAFSDLKNSGEACPHRDKDESTTMAEFEEMVDGEYDAGEMVLRVRTDIEHKNPALRDWVAFRMIDTPHPREEAASYRCWPMLDFQSGVDDHLTGVTHIIRGIDLQDSAKRQQFVYDYFDWEYPEVVHWGHVQVDAYDVKLSTSELKAKIDAGELDGWDDPRAPTLQSLRRRGIRGEAVVEALTALGTSTSNVDLSMSSIYAENRELVDDEAARYFLVRDGRAFDVEGGPDAGHPPLHPDHEERGERTIPADRVVVEPEDVPAEGERVWLKGYACVRREGDALVATGDSIDAVREGGVDVIHWAPAEDNVEVRMRTPDGDVSGVAEPDFAGTDVDDVVQFERIGFARVDDHGTEESVAYWTHP, from the coding sequence ATGGACGACGATCTACGCGAGCGCGTCGAGCGCGCGGCGGAGAAACACGCCCTGCTCAACGCGGTCAAGTACGAGAGCGACGCCGACGTCGGCGCCGTGATGGGCCCGCTGATGGGCGAGAATCCCGACTTCCGGGAACACGGCGACGAGATCCCGGGCGTGGTCGGCGGCGTCGTCGCCCGCGTCAACGACCTCTCGACCGAGGAAAAGCGCGAGCGGCTGGAAGAGCTCGCGCCCGAGGAGCTGGCCGAGATCGAGGCCGAAGACGAGGGCGACGACCACGACCTCCCGGACCTCCCGAACGCTGAGGACTACGACGAGGTGCGGATGCGCGCCGCGCCGAACCCCAACGGCCCCTGGCACATCGGCCACGCGCGGATGCCCGCGGTCATCGGGACGTACAAGGAGCGCTACGACGGATCGTTCGTCGTCCGCTTCGACGACACCGACCCCGAGACGAAGCGCCCGGATCTGGACGCCTACGACGCCATCCTGGAGGACATCGACTACCTCGGCTTCGAGCCCGACGAGGTCATCGTCGCCTCCGATCGCCTGGGGACCTACTACGAGCACGCCCGCGAACTGATCGAGTGCGGCGGCGCCTACACCTGCTCGTGTTCGGGCGAGGCCTTCTCGGACCTGAAGAACAGCGGCGAGGCGTGCCCGCACCGCGACAAGGACGAGTCGACGACGATGGCGGAGTTCGAGGAAATGGTCGACGGCGAGTACGACGCCGGCGAGATGGTCCTCCGGGTCCGGACCGACATCGAGCACAAGAACCCCGCGCTGCGCGACTGGGTCGCCTTCCGGATGATCGACACGCCGCACCCGCGCGAGGAGGCCGCGTCCTACCGGTGCTGGCCGATGCTCGACTTCCAGTCGGGCGTCGACGACCACCTCACGGGCGTCACCCACATCATCCGCGGCATCGACCTCCAGGACTCCGCGAAGCGCCAGCAGTTCGTCTACGACTACTTCGACTGGGAGTACCCCGAGGTCGTCCACTGGGGTCACGTCCAGGTCGACGCCTACGACGTGAAGCTCTCGACCTCGGAGCTCAAAGCGAAGATCGACGCCGGCGAACTCGACGGCTGGGACGACCCGCGAGCGCCGACCCTTCAGAGCCTCCGTCGGCGGGGGATCCGCGGCGAGGCCGTCGTCGAGGCGCTCACGGCGCTCGGGACCTCGACCTCGAACGTCGACCTCTCGATGAGTTCGATCTACGCCGAGAACAGAGAGCTCGTCGACGACGAGGCCGCGCGCTACTTCCTCGTCCGCGACGGGCGAGCATTCGATGTCGAGGGCGGCCCCGACGCGGGACACCCGCCGCTGCACCCCGACCACGAGGAGCGCGGCGAGCGGACGATCCCGGCCGATCGCGTCGTCGTCGAGCCCGAGGACGTGCCCGCGGAGGGCGAGCGCGTCTGGCTGAAGGGCTACGCCTGCGTCCGTCGCGAGGGCGACGCGCTCGTGGCGACCGGCGATTCCATCGACGCGGTGCGCGAGGGCGGCGTCGACGTGATCCACTGGGCGCCGGCCGAAGACAACGTCGAGGTGCGGATGCGGACGCCCGACGGCGACGTGAGCGGCGTCGCAGAGCCCGACTTCGCCGGGACTGACGTCGACGACGTCGTCCAGTTCGAGCGGATCGGCTTCGCCCGCGTCGACGACCACGGCACCGAGGAGTCGGTCGCCTACTGGACGCACCCGTGA
- a CDS encoding cyclase family protein — translation MSRGPDAGSTEGDGVDRDIVDLTRPVESGMPTYPGDPEVRIEPHATHTDDGYRVSRIALGSHAGTHVDAPAHTEPDGATLGSFSLADLRFRARVVDCRGAGANEAIGAAALDPLPLDDVGAVVFRTGWSDAWGTGRMTDHPYLAPETARRCAEAGVAVAVDALSPDPTGGDGFDAHRALLGAGLPIVENVRDLGTLPDRAFELCVVPLAVDVDGAPARVFARV, via the coding sequence GTGAGCCGGGGGCCGGACGCGGGATCGACGGAGGGCGACGGGGTCGACCGCGACATCGTCGATCTCACGCGGCCGGTCGAGTCCGGAATGCCGACGTATCCCGGCGATCCGGAGGTCCGAATCGAGCCCCACGCGACCCACACGGACGACGGCTACCGCGTCTCCCGCATCGCCCTCGGCAGTCACGCCGGCACGCACGTCGACGCGCCGGCCCACACCGAACCCGACGGCGCGACCCTCGGATCGTTCTCGCTCGCGGACCTCCGATTCCGCGCCCGAGTGGTCGACTGCCGCGGCGCGGGCGCGAACGAGGCGATCGGGGCCGCGGCGCTCGATCCGCTCCCGCTCGACGACGTCGGCGCGGTCGTCTTCCGGACGGGCTGGAGCGACGCCTGGGGGACAGGTCGGATGACCGACCACCCGTACCTCGCTCCCGAGACGGCCCGGCGGTGCGCGGAGGCGGGCGTCGCGGTCGCGGTCGACGCGCTCAGTCCGGACCCGACCGGCGGAGACGGCTTCGACGCGCACCGCGCGCTCCTCGGGGCGGGCCTGCCGATCGTCGAGAACGTCCGCGACCTCGGGACGCTTCCCGACCGCGCGTTCGAGCTGTGCGTCGTGCCCCTCGCCGTGGACGTCGACGGCGCACCGGCCCGCGTCTTCGCTCGCGTGTGA
- the hisD gene encoding histidinol dehydrogenase codes for MVLEVRAVSDLSPDERAAFFDRDAGVSDVRSDVEEIVDRVRTEGDVAVREFCREFDGVEVGNLDVTDDAERAYDEIDAEVREAIETAAANVRAFHERQVPEDWRDSFGGDSGGVRELGRRFRPLERVGVYAPGGTAAYPSSVLMGVVPAKVAGVDHVALATPPAEELNPVTLAAAHVAGADRIYSVGGAQAIGALAYGTESVTGVQKVVGPGNKWVTAAKAAVRGDVDIDFLAGPSEVLVLADETADPDLVAADLVAQAEHDPAASVVAVTDDEALAADVVEAAGSEIDERERAGVIREALENDASGVLHARSMSEAVLFAEEYAAEHLSIQADDDEALLDRITNAGSVFLGPHTPVAAGDYASGTNHVLPTSGGAKRYGGLSVDAFLRSTTVQRLDRDGLDGLADTITTLAEAEGLEAHAESVRARFDDGDAGAGSDSGPEAEPE; via the coding sequence ATGGTGCTTGAAGTGCGGGCCGTCTCCGACCTCTCGCCCGACGAGCGCGCGGCCTTCTTCGACCGCGACGCGGGCGTGAGCGACGTCCGGAGCGACGTCGAGGAGATCGTCGACCGGGTGCGGACCGAGGGCGACGTGGCCGTCCGGGAGTTCTGCCGGGAGTTCGACGGCGTGGAGGTGGGCAACCTCGACGTGACCGACGACGCCGAGCGGGCTTACGACGAGATCGACGCCGAGGTGCGCGAGGCGATCGAGACCGCCGCGGCGAACGTCCGGGCGTTCCACGAGCGGCAGGTCCCCGAGGACTGGCGGGACTCGTTCGGCGGCGACTCGGGCGGCGTCCGGGAGCTCGGCCGCCGCTTCCGCCCGTTGGAACGCGTCGGCGTCTATGCCCCCGGCGGGACCGCCGCCTACCCCTCCAGCGTCCTGATGGGCGTCGTGCCCGCGAAGGTCGCGGGCGTCGACCACGTCGCGCTCGCGACGCCCCCGGCCGAGGAACTGAATCCGGTGACGCTCGCGGCCGCCCACGTCGCGGGCGCGGACCGGATCTACAGCGTCGGCGGCGCGCAGGCGATCGGCGCGCTGGCGTACGGGACAGAGAGCGTCACGGGCGTCCAGAAGGTCGTCGGCCCCGGAAACAAGTGGGTCACCGCGGCGAAGGCGGCCGTCCGCGGCGACGTCGACATCGACTTCCTGGCCGGGCCCTCGGAGGTCCTGGTGCTCGCCGACGAGACGGCCGACCCCGACCTCGTCGCCGCCGACCTCGTCGCGCAGGCCGAACACGACCCCGCCGCGTCGGTCGTCGCCGTCACTGACGACGAGGCGCTCGCCGCAGACGTCGTCGAGGCCGCAGGAAGCGAGATCGACGAGCGCGAGCGCGCCGGGGTGATCCGCGAGGCGCTCGAAAACGACGCCTCGGGCGTCCTCCACGCCCGCTCGATGTCCGAGGCGGTGCTGTTCGCCGAGGAGTACGCCGCCGAACACCTCTCGATCCAGGCCGACGACGACGAGGCCCTGTTGGACCGGATCACGAACGCCGGGAGCGTCTTCCTCGGACCGCACACGCCCGTCGCGGCCGGCGACTACGCCTCCGGGACGAACCACGTGCTCCCGACCTCAGGCGGCGCGAAGCGCTACGGCGGCCTCTCGGTCGACGCGTTCCTCCGATCGACGACGGTCCAGCGCCTCGACCGCGACGGCCTGGACGGCCTCGCGGACACGATCACGACGCTCGCCGAGGCCGAGGGGCTGGAGGCTCACGCCGAGAGCGTCAGGGCGCGGTTCGACGACGGAGACGCCGGGGCGGGATCCGATTCCGGCCCCGAGGCGGAGCCCGAGTAA
- a CDS encoding class I SAM-dependent methyltransferase: MVARRPPTFADACRAVLDDPAGDHAADTTLAPIHARTVPETWGERRAHLVRTRFPADVERVLELGCGIGALLGPLSARYDVVGVDDARAYLRFPAARGEAVVRGWPTDPPVGAAFDAACVLERSAARYGPLDLCVAAYGSLRPGGIVVVAAPTDPDAVIEPGVETYSGARYFLERAVDVAGDGTAVVDYRVTDRRTGDAAVATERRTVATTSADGLAAALQTAGFEDVLVSGESDLPGLVVGRGVRPVETGAAGADLEALPSGDEERERE, encoded by the coding sequence ATGGTCGCCCGCCGCCCGCCGACGTTCGCCGACGCCTGCCGCGCCGTCCTCGACGACCCCGCGGGCGACCACGCCGCCGACACGACGCTCGCGCCGATCCACGCGCGGACCGTCCCCGAGACGTGGGGCGAGCGGCGCGCCCACCTCGTCCGGACTCGCTTCCCGGCGGACGTCGAGCGGGTCCTCGAACTCGGCTGCGGGATCGGCGCGCTCCTCGGGCCGCTGAGCGCGCGGTACGACGTCGTCGGCGTCGACGACGCCCGCGCGTACCTCCGCTTTCCGGCCGCGCGCGGCGAGGCTGTCGTCAGGGGTTGGCCGACAGATCCCCCGGTCGGAGCCGCCTTCGACGCCGCCTGTGTCTTAGAGCGTAGCGCCGCGCGATACGGGCCGCTGGACCTCTGTGTGGCCGCCTACGGATCGCTCCGCCCCGGCGGCATCGTCGTCGTCGCGGCGCCGACCGACCCAGATGCGGTGATCGAGCCCGGAGTCGAGACGTACAGCGGCGCGCGATACTTCCTGGAGCGCGCGGTCGACGTGGCCGGCGACGGCACCGCCGTCGTCGACTACCGCGTCACCGACCGGCGGACCGGCGACGCGGCGGTGGCGACCGAGCGCCGAACCGTCGCGACGACCTCGGCGGACGGACTCGCGGCCGCGCTGCAGACTGCGGGCTTCGAGGACGTGCTCGTCTCCGGGGAGAGCGATCTGCCGGGCCTCGTCGTCGGACGCGGCGTCCGCCCCGTCGAGACCGGCGCGGCGGGCGCGGACCTCGAAGCGCTCCCGTCCGGAGACGAGGAGCGAGAGCGAGAGTGA
- a CDS encoding universal stress protein, translating into MYDTILVPTDGSDQANAALDHAVGLARDHGATLHLLYVADSNRDSVTTLGGEVVDALEQEGERILADATERLTDTVDLVDAVETGDPVETILDYADAVDADVIVMGTHGRRGLDRYLLGSTTERVVRRSPVPVLTIRSEDSD; encoded by the coding sequence ATGTACGACACCATCCTCGTTCCGACCGACGGCAGCGACCAGGCCAACGCGGCGCTCGACCACGCGGTGGGGCTGGCGCGGGACCACGGCGCGACGCTCCATCTCCTCTATGTCGCGGACAGCAACCGCGACAGCGTCACGACGCTCGGCGGCGAGGTCGTCGACGCGCTCGAACAGGAGGGCGAGCGGATCCTGGCCGACGCGACAGAACGCCTCACCGACACCGTCGACCTCGTCGACGCCGTGGAGACGGGCGATCCGGTCGAAACGATCCTCGATTACGCCGACGCCGTCGACGCCGACGTCATCGTGATGGGCACCCACGGTCGCCGCGGGCTCGATCGGTATCTCCTCGGGAGCACGACCGAGCGGGTCGTGCGACGCTCTCCGGTGCCCGTCCTGACGATCCGCAGCGAGGACTCCGACTGA
- a CDS encoding HesB/IscA family protein, which translates to MSTETAGGDADATVTVTQEAAEEALGLIESEGLDTDEAGLRLFVQQGGCAGLSYGMRFDHEPEPDDAVVEQHGLRVFVDPASQNYVGGSTLRYEGGLQGAGFHVENPNVVSECGCGESFRT; encoded by the coding sequence ATGAGTACAGAGACGGCCGGCGGCGACGCCGACGCGACCGTCACCGTCACCCAGGAGGCTGCCGAGGAGGCGCTCGGCCTCATCGAGTCCGAGGGGCTCGACACCGACGAGGCGGGACTGCGCCTGTTCGTCCAGCAGGGCGGCTGTGCGGGCCTTTCCTACGGGATGCGGTTCGATCACGAGCCGGAGCCCGACGACGCGGTCGTCGAACAGCACGGCCTCCGGGTCTTCGTCGACCCGGCGAGCCAGAACTACGTCGGCGGTTCGACGCTGCGCTACGAGGGCGGCCTCCAGGGCGCGGGCTTCCACGTCGAGAACCCGAACGTCGTCAGCGAGTGCGGCTGCGGCGAATCCTTCCGGACGTAA
- a CDS encoding DUF5816 domain-containing protein, giving the protein MAVELDPVAAPGGETVYVDRDRAERGAKGPFYVAYATPDGTERWGFFCANCESADNAMDTMGRIECNVCGNIRKPDEWDAAHE; this is encoded by the coding sequence ATGGCTGTCGAACTCGATCCCGTCGCCGCGCCCGGCGGCGAGACGGTGTACGTCGATCGCGACCGGGCCGAACGGGGGGCCAAGGGGCCGTTCTACGTCGCCTACGCGACCCCCGACGGGACGGAGCGCTGGGGGTTCTTCTGTGCGAACTGCGAGTCGGCGGACAACGCGATGGACACGATGGGTAGAATCGAGTGCAACGTCTGCGGCAACATCCGCAAGCCCGACGAGTGGGACGCCGCCCACGAGTAA
- a CDS encoding DUF7116 family protein, with the protein MPPVSMPPSEDARAIFSRLGYSVSGDGAEFVAERKWRTVRVTALADGDDLNGRRALADGGEPSNDYQFRCFVAPKEATGDVQNRLASVDPGYEWAVIGVDDDGDYDVHLPDAS; encoded by the coding sequence ATGCCCCCTGTCAGCATGCCTCCCTCGGAGGACGCCCGGGCGATCTTCAGTCGGCTGGGCTACAGTGTCTCTGGCGACGGCGCGGAGTTCGTCGCCGAGCGAAAGTGGCGCACCGTCCGCGTCACGGCGCTTGCGGACGGCGACGACCTCAACGGACGCCGCGCGCTCGCGGACGGCGGCGAGCCGTCGAACGACTATCAGTTCCGATGCTTCGTCGCGCCGAAGGAAGCGACAGGGGACGTACAGAATCGGCTCGCGAGCGTCGATCCGGGATACGAGTGGGCCGTGATCGGCGTCGACGACGACGGCGACTACGACGTCCACCTGCCGGACGCCTCCTGA